TACCGTTACCTACCGTAGCCGAGACGGTAGAAAAGATGTTTCCGGCCAGCTGCATGCCGTCACCGGAGTCTCCTGAAAAACGTACAACCACTTGGTCGAGGCTTTTCACTTCTAATTTTTCAGCCATTACAGTTAGTTATATATTTAAAACAATCGAAATTTCTGATTACGAGGTGCAAAGTTCGTAAACTTTGTTGAGATTACAAAACATTTTACAATAAAAAGCACAAAATACTTTCAAAATGTAAGCAAAATCAAGAAAAATACAAACATTTTGATGTTTTATGCGTAAAAAAGAAAAGTTTTTGCTATGAAAAAAACTATTTTTCTATGCGCTCTCACACTTCACCATGGGTGATAAGTCAAACAATACCACTTTGCCTGCCTTGAGCGATGCAGGTACATCCACAAGGCGCTGATTGCGCGAACCGCGGAAACAGAGCGACTCGTCGCGTTCTGCCTTGAGGAAAGGACCATCCACCAGCACGTCGATATACTCCAGCAGCGCCCGCTGGCGGGGATTGGTGATCAGCACTTCAAACGTGAAGCCCGTATAGCACCAAATATTCTTTGTGGTACGTTCCTTGATGGTGCGTGCCAGTTCGGCGAATCCCTCTGGCTGATACATCGGGTCACCGCCCGAGAAGGTCACATCGGCATAGGGATCGGCCTCGATGATTCGCATGATGTCTTCGGTAGTCATTGCATGACCGCCCTCAAAATCCCACGATTGCGGGTTATGACAGCCAGGACAGTTGTGGCGACAGCCGGCACAATAGATGGACGTGCGAAACCCGGGTCCATCTACCATAGTATCTTCCACTATGTCAAGTATCTGCAACATGCCTTTCCTTTTGCTTTAGAATATTTTTTTTTGACATGCAAAGTTACATTCTTTTTCCTTTCGTTTGTCTCTTTTCGTTGTTAATTAACGAACTTTTAAAACTTATCTTTTAGTTTTGCATATCCTCCTCCTTGAAAAAGCTGCGCGAAACGATTTGCTGCTGAGCAGCTGGGTGGACAGAAATTAGAATAATTATTATAATTAATCCAAGAAGATATTTTCGAACACGGATTTCAAGGATGAAACGGATTTTTTGAAAAGATTTTCTCTTTAGATTTTTCGTTCGATTTTAAGCGAAGCGCCCCAAAAAAATTGGTCGTCGTATCACTTCTCAAAGTCTGGTGAAAAATCTAAAAAGAAGATCTTTTCCGCTGTTTTACTGACGATTTTTTGTTTCTGATGGTATTTTAAAAAGTAAATAAATATACTGCTTGGGAATGCATATTTATAGCGTTAACCCTCGTGAGAATCGCATGGAATTCACCAACTCCTACTTCGGACTTATATATGCAAAATATGAGCAAGGTGGTTTTGAGATAGGAATAGCTACGTAATCTATTGATTATTAAATAGTTGTTGTGTGTTGGCTTTTTCGGTTGCGATCACCGTTCTATTGCATTGCGATCACCATTCTATTGCATTGTAACCACCATTCTATTGCATTGCAACCACCATTCTATTACATTGCAACTGCCATTCTATTGCATTGCAACTACCATTCAGTTAGGATGAAACCTCTAAACGGTTAGGATGAAACTTCTAAACAGTTAGGATGAAATCTAAAAATCTAACGGTGATTGACGAATTGGATTCTAAAAAGGTAGAGTGTGCTGGCAAATCAACACGATTATTTCATTATAAATGTGCTGTATAGCAGTTTTTCTACAATGAACAATCTTTTTTGAAGCCTCTCTCCGTTCTAGATTGCGTTTTTTTGTTGCACAAATTTCCGGGAGTAAAAGTGAATGGATATGCAAGAAAAAGCCCCACAAAAACTCTTGGTCGTCGTTCCACTCCTCAAAATCTACCGAAAAATCTAATAAGAAAATCTTTTCCAAAAATTATTTTATTTCCCAATGTCCAGTCTTGTTACTGCCTACACGGACTATAAGTCCCAATTCCTTCAGCTTGGATATATAAGTCTTGGTCTGGCGTTCCGATAGACCAACTTGTTCACTTATCTCGGCAACATTAAAACCACGATTGGCCAT
The sequence above is a segment of the Prevotella sp. E9-3 genome. Coding sequences within it:
- the nrdG gene encoding anaerobic ribonucleoside-triphosphate reductase activating protein, which gives rise to MLQILDIVEDTMVDGPGFRTSIYCAGCRHNCPGCHNPQSWDFEGGHAMTTEDIMRIIEADPYADVTFSGGDPMYQPEGFAELARTIKERTTKNIWCYTGFTFEVLITNPRQRALLEYIDVLVDGPFLKAERDESLCFRGSRNQRLVDVPASLKAGKVVLFDLSPMVKCESA